One part of the Bdellovibrionota bacterium genome encodes these proteins:
- the erpA gene encoding iron-sulfur cluster insertion protein ErpA encodes MLELTITEKAIEKVKTFAAADKSSNGKGLRIYVQGGGCSGFQYGFAFDDQQDGDTVLEKGEIKVLVDPHSAPYLAAATVDYVEDFRGSGFVVNNPNAKGTCGCGSSFTV; translated from the coding sequence ATGTTAGAACTCACGATCACTGAGAAGGCCATCGAGAAAGTGAAAACTTTCGCTGCGGCCGACAAGAGTTCGAACGGTAAAGGCCTGCGCATTTACGTTCAGGGCGGGGGTTGCTCGGGCTTCCAATACGGATTTGCGTTTGACGACCAGCAGGACGGCGATACCGTGCTCGAAAAAGGGGAGATCAAAGTCTTGGTCGACCCGCACAGCGCGCCCTATCTTGCGGCGGCTACCGTCGACTACGTCGAGGATTTTCGCGGCTCCGGCTTCGTCGTGAACAATCCGAACGCCAAAGGCACGTGCGGCTGCGGCAGTTCGTTCACCGTTTGA
- the lipA gene encoding lipoyl synthase: protein MSFQPKPAWIKVRPPGGAAFNRIHALLRDRKLHTVCEEARCPNIAECWSGGTATLMLLGDVCTRGCRFCAVKTGNPRGLVDPNEPAKAAETVSLMGLKYVVLTSVDRDDLPDQGAGQFAHTINEIHRQCPDTLVEALIPDFRGDRQALSDVIRSRPEVLAHNVETVDRLTPTVRDHRATYRQSLNVLMEMKRLRSDQWTKSSIMVGLGETDDELHQAYADLRRAGVDFLTIGQYLQPTQKHLNVIEFVSPQRFEEMKKDALAHGFRYVASGPLVRSSYRAGEFYIRSIVKDEDARDVWAS from the coding sequence ATGAGTTTTCAGCCAAAACCAGCATGGATTAAGGTGCGCCCGCCGGGAGGAGCAGCCTTCAACCGCATTCACGCACTGCTGCGCGATCGAAAACTGCATACCGTTTGCGAAGAGGCCCGCTGTCCCAACATCGCCGAATGTTGGAGCGGAGGCACAGCGACCCTTATGCTCTTGGGGGATGTCTGCACGCGCGGTTGCCGATTCTGCGCCGTAAAGACGGGAAATCCGCGTGGTCTCGTGGATCCGAACGAACCTGCCAAGGCGGCGGAGACCGTCTCATTGATGGGACTGAAGTACGTCGTCCTGACATCGGTCGATCGGGATGACCTTCCCGATCAGGGTGCCGGACAATTCGCCCACACAATCAACGAGATTCACCGTCAATGCCCCGATACGCTGGTGGAAGCCTTGATCCCCGATTTTCGCGGCGATCGCCAAGCTCTGAGTGACGTGATCCGGTCCCGCCCCGAAGTGCTGGCTCATAACGTTGAGACTGTGGATCGACTCACACCGACGGTCCGGGACCACAGAGCCACGTACCGTCAATCGCTAAATGTGTTGATGGAAATGAAACGGCTTCGCTCCGACCAGTGGACGAAAAGTTCGATCATGGTCGGTCTGGGGGAAACCGATGACGAGCTTCACCAAGCGTATGCCGACCTTCGAAGGGCCGGCGTCGATTTCCTGACGATCGGTCAATACCTTCAACCGACGCAGAAACATCTGAACGTGATTGAATTCGTATCGCCGCAACGATTTGAAGAGATGAAGAAAGACGCCCTCGCGCACGGTTTCCGATATGTCGCTTCCGGCCCCCTGGTGCGCAGCTCCTATCGAGCGGGTGAGTTTTACATTCGTTCCATCGTCAAAGACGAAGATGCGAGGGACGTATGGGCCAGCTGA
- a CDS encoding histidine phosphatase family protein, with protein MARLYLIRHGETEWNATRRVMGRSDVPLNDRGASQVQALAEVMKRLPLDAVYSSPQLRARQTADVVAEARAMKVEIAEALCEVDFPRWEGMSWEELETDELYQVYRKAPASVQHDGFEAIPKVLERTARFIEEIVHKNPNGRFALVSHADPLRTMISHLLRQPIEEFRRFRISNASLTIVGGNPDRWVMSLFNYRSGDEAVVDL; from the coding sequence TTGGCGCGGCTGTACCTTATTCGACACGGCGAGACGGAGTGGAACGCAACCCGCCGCGTGATGGGGAGGTCTGACGTCCCGCTTAACGATCGCGGCGCCTCACAGGTTCAGGCTTTGGCGGAAGTCATGAAGCGCCTTCCGCTGGATGCGGTCTATTCGAGTCCACAGCTTCGAGCGCGCCAAACGGCGGATGTGGTTGCAGAGGCTCGCGCGATGAAAGTCGAAATCGCGGAGGCGTTGTGCGAAGTCGATTTTCCCCGCTGGGAAGGGATGTCGTGGGAGGAGCTGGAGACGGACGAATTGTATCAAGTTTATCGGAAAGCCCCGGCCAGCGTTCAACATGACGGTTTTGAGGCGATTCCGAAGGTTTTGGAACGTACCGCCCGGTTCATAGAAGAGATTGTCCACAAGAATCCAAACGGCCGATTCGCTCTGGTTTCGCATGCGGATCCCCTGAGGACGATGATCAGCCACCTTCTCCGGCAGCCGATTGAAGAGTTCCGGCGGTTTCGGATTTCAAACGCCTCCCTCACCATTGTAGGCGGGAATCCCGATCGCTGGGTGATGTCGTTATTTAATTACCGCAGCGGAGACGAAGCGGTTGTAGATTTGTAA
- a CDS encoding MoaD/ThiS family protein — translation MNIRIRVFASLKDLIGTSEFHWDLEGRTTAAQVFDRLGDKYPQILPLKSSILYAANQSYVEKNYVLSDGDELALLPPVSGG, via the coding sequence ATGAACATTCGTATCCGAGTTTTTGCTTCTCTAAAGGATCTCATAGGGACATCTGAGTTCCATTGGGATCTCGAAGGAAGGACCACGGCAGCACAAGTCTTCGACCGGCTCGGAGATAAATATCCTCAAATTCTCCCTCTGAAATCATCGATTCTCTACGCTGCAAACCAATCCTACGTTGAAAAGAACTATGTGCTCTCGGATGGAGACGAGCTGGCGCTGCTCCCGCCGGTATCAGGTGGATGA
- a CDS encoding molybdenum cofactor biosynthesis protein MoaE: protein MKPYIDITNQKLDVTPLRDVVWAPNCGAVVTFEGIVRDRDDGEKVTSITYEAYDSMARKEIEKIFHSAIEQWPDVRLAAAHRIGILAVGETSVIVLAASPHRKEVFLAGEFVIDEIKRSVPIWKKEMRESGSRWKK from the coding sequence ATGAAACCGTATATTGACATCACGAATCAAAAGCTCGACGTAACCCCGTTGCGTGATGTTGTTTGGGCGCCGAATTGCGGTGCGGTCGTGACGTTTGAAGGGATTGTTCGCGATCGCGACGACGGCGAAAAAGTCACGTCAATTACATACGAAGCATACGATTCGATGGCGAGAAAGGAGATCGAAAAGATCTTCCACTCGGCAATCGAACAGTGGCCGGACGTTCGTCTTGCGGCGGCCCATCGGATCGGAATACTGGCGGTGGGCGAAACCAGCGTGATCGTGCTTGCGGCCTCCCCGCATCGCAAGGAAGTTTTTTTGGCGGGTGAATTCGTCATCGACGAGATCAAGAGGAGCGTTCCGATCTGGAAAAAGGAAATGCGGGAATCGGGATCCAGATGGAAAAAGTAG
- a CDS encoding alpha-ketoacid dehydrogenase subunit beta — MGQLTILQAVTAGIRDEMQRDDRVVLFGEDVGLNGGVFRATDGLQKEFGESRVFDTPLCENGILGVACGMALYGLRPIAEIQFLDFIYTGFDMIVSEIAKMRYRSGGQFSVPMVIRTPYGGGIRGGLYHSQSTEAYFIHTPGLKVVIPSTPYDTKGLLISAIRDEDPVIFMEPKRLYRSAKGDVPEGDYTVPIGKARVVCEGGDVTVLTYGAMVPVAEAAATEALEKSISAEVIDLRTLLPLDLETVLESVSKTGRVVIVHEAAKTGGFGAELSALIAERAIEVLEGPIVRVTGYDTPFPYTLEHDYLPDPARVLAGIEKVFRF, encoded by the coding sequence ATGGGCCAGCTGACGATTCTTCAGGCCGTTACCGCGGGAATTCGCGACGAGATGCAACGCGACGACCGTGTCGTTCTCTTCGGCGAGGATGTCGGCCTCAACGGAGGAGTCTTTCGGGCGACGGATGGTCTTCAAAAGGAATTCGGAGAGTCGCGCGTCTTCGACACTCCGCTTTGCGAAAACGGAATTCTCGGCGTGGCCTGCGGCATGGCGCTTTACGGCCTCCGTCCGATCGCGGAGATTCAGTTCCTCGATTTCATCTATACGGGCTTCGACATGATCGTTTCGGAGATCGCCAAGATGCGATACCGGTCAGGCGGCCAGTTTTCGGTACCGATGGTAATTCGAACGCCCTACGGCGGGGGAATTCGGGGCGGGCTTTACCATTCTCAATCCACGGAAGCGTATTTCATTCATACTCCCGGCTTGAAAGTCGTGATCCCCTCGACACCGTACGATACGAAAGGTCTTTTGATTTCAGCGATCCGGGATGAAGACCCGGTGATCTTTATGGAACCCAAACGGTTGTACCGATCCGCGAAAGGGGATGTCCCCGAAGGCGATTACACCGTTCCGATCGGCAAGGCCCGCGTCGTTTGCGAAGGGGGTGACGTGACCGTCCTAACGTATGGAGCGATGGTGCCTGTGGCCGAGGCCGCAGCCACCGAAGCCCTGGAAAAAAGTATTTCCGCCGAAGTGATCGATCTCCGGACATTGTTACCCCTCGATCTGGAAACGGTACTGGAATCCGTTTCAAAGACCGGACGCGTCGTCATTGTTCATGAAGCTGCGAAAACCGGCGGGTTCGGCGCCGAACTTTCCGCGCTGATTGCGGAGAGGGCGATCGAGGTTTTGGAGGGACCGATCGTGCGCGTGACCGGCTACGACACGCCCTTCCCTTATACGTTGGAACATGATTATCTGCCCGACCCCGCGCGCGTTCTGGCGGGGATTGAAAAGGTGTTTCGTTTCTAA